One part of the bacterium genome encodes these proteins:
- a CDS encoding fumarate hydratase → MRTIDAEAITQSVRNLCITVNHQMGADMLAALERARAIEESEIGRSVLDRLLENARVAREQWFPICQDTGTAVVFADVGQDLHITGGPVEEAINEGVRRGYRDGYLRASIVRGPLDRVNTQDNTPAIVYYRVVGGDRLTLSMLAKGAGCDNMSRLAMLTPSEGYEGAAEFVTRCVSEAGPNPSPPLIVGVGMGGTFERAALLSKRALLRPVGDPNPDRRLAELEADLLRRINDLGIGPAGFGGRITALAVHVDSHPTHIASLPVAVNLDCHSHRAGHVVL, encoded by the coding sequence ATGCGGACGATCGACGCTGAGGCGATCACCCAGTCGGTCCGGAACCTCTGCATCACGGTCAACCACCAGATGGGGGCGGACATGCTGGCCGCCTTGGAGCGCGCGCGGGCGATCGAGGAATCGGAGATCGGCCGTTCGGTTCTCGATCGTCTGCTCGAAAACGCCCGTGTCGCCCGGGAGCAGTGGTTCCCGATCTGTCAGGACACCGGAACCGCCGTGGTGTTCGCCGACGTCGGCCAGGACCTCCACATCACCGGCGGGCCGGTGGAAGAAGCGATCAACGAAGGCGTGCGTCGGGGGTATCGGGACGGGTACCTGCGTGCGTCGATCGTGCGCGGACCCCTCGATCGCGTCAACACCCAAGACAACACGCCGGCGATCGTCTACTACCGGGTCGTCGGGGGAGACCGGCTGACCCTGTCGATGCTCGCGAAGGGCGCCGGGTGCGACAACATGAGCCGGCTGGCGATGCTGACCCCTTCGGAGGGTTACGAGGGCGCGGCTGAGTTCGTCACCCGCTGCGTCTCCGAGGCCGGCCCGAACCCCAGCCCGCCGCTCATCGTTGGGGTGGGGATGGGCGGGACGTTCGAGCGAGCGGCGCTCCTGAGCAAGCGCGCGCTCCTCCGGCCGGTGGGCGACCCCAACCCCGATCGGCGCCTGGCGGAACTGGAAGCGGATCTCCTGCGCCGCATCAACGATCTCGGCATCGGCCCGGCCGGGTTCGGGGGGCGTATCACCGCCCTCGCCGTTCACGTCGACAGCCACCCCACTCACATCGCCAGCCTGCCCGTCGCGGTCAACCTCGACTGCCACTCCCACCGGGCGGGGCACGTCGTCCTATGA
- a CDS encoding Fe-S-containing hydro-lyase, which produces MTRARIPLRAPFAPDEGERLRAGDQVLISGVIYTARDAAHERLIRLLGAGEPLPVDLRGQVIYYCGPTPARPGRPIGAAGPTTASRMDSYTPALLAYGIRGMIGKGRRSPEVRAAIRRCRAVYFGAVEGTAALLGERIRTAEVIAFPDLGAEAIFRLQVDDFPVVVVNDVAGGDLYEEGRATYQKGGGDH; this is translated from the coding sequence ATGACGCGGGCGCGCATCCCCCTCCGCGCGCCGTTCGCCCCGGATGAGGGGGAGCGTCTCCGCGCCGGCGATCAGGTGCTGATCTCCGGGGTCATCTACACCGCTCGGGATGCCGCCCACGAGCGTTTGATCCGCCTGCTCGGGGCCGGGGAGCCGCTGCCGGTCGACCTCCGAGGACAGGTGATCTATTACTGCGGCCCGACCCCGGCCCGCCCGGGTCGGCCGATCGGGGCCGCCGGTCCCACCACCGCATCGCGGATGGATAGCTACACCCCCGCCCTGCTCGCCTACGGAATCCGTGGAATGATCGGTAAGGGACGCCGATCCCCGGAGGTACGGGCGGCGATCCGACGATGTCGGGCCGTCTACTTTGGGGCCGTGGAGGGGACGGCGGCGCTCTTGGGAGAACGGATCCGCACCGCCGAGGTGATCGCGTTTCCCGACCTGGGGGCGGAGGCGATCTTCCGGCTCCAGGTCGATGACTTCCCCGTGGTCGTCGTCAATGACGTCGCCGGGGGTGACCTCTACGAAGAGGGACGGGCGACGTACCAGAAGGGCGGGGGCGATCACTAG
- a CDS encoding HD domain-containing phosphohydrolase, with translation MRIRLSDIPTTVRGHVFGLILVYVPLAVWAFPQSRPVVVTGIATIFALTYLVKPIPNPSGGSTFPNNSVKIVAALVWMPQEVLIGVALGSCLGLLLFRKYTWWLAVMNGATWGLAAGAATLAAHLVIPTAPTIADLAVAALIAVVTNRVVNESTFSVYQSRRFGHPYLPTWLHNIFDQWPSQIFAAPMGIVLATLAVRTGSPLWALALTGVSAIALPIPRQELAYYHRAREMLGEIVEAVVRAMEGIDPRTRAHGDRVGTLAADVGRRLGMPEEFLRAVQLAARLHDVGILAGPAGSPTPEDRAPIGGRILARFPDPMVAQIVRGHHERWDGQGVPDHTRGNAIPLGARIVAAAEIYDCAVEGLPPYENPLSPQEAASHLLSLAGTVLDPKIVITLLRAAAEQRTELDAAG, from the coding sequence ATGCGTATCCGCCTCAGTGATATCCCGACCACAGTACGAGGCCATGTCTTCGGACTGATTCTGGTTTACGTCCCCCTCGCGGTCTGGGCGTTCCCGCAGAGCCGCCCGGTCGTGGTGACCGGAATCGCCACGATTTTTGCGCTGACGTACCTCGTCAAGCCGATCCCGAACCCCTCGGGCGGGAGCACCTTTCCAAACAACAGCGTCAAGATCGTCGCCGCCCTGGTCTGGATGCCGCAAGAGGTCCTGATCGGAGTAGCCTTAGGCTCCTGTCTCGGCCTCCTCCTGTTTCGCAAGTACACCTGGTGGCTCGCCGTCATGAACGGCGCAACGTGGGGGCTGGCCGCCGGAGCCGCGACCCTGGCGGCCCACCTGGTGATCCCAACTGCACCCACCATTGCCGACCTGGCCGTCGCCGCCCTCATTGCGGTCGTCACGAACCGCGTCGTGAACGAAAGCACGTTCTCGGTCTACCAGTCCCGACGGTTCGGCCATCCGTATCTTCCCACTTGGCTCCACAATATCTTCGATCAATGGCCCAGCCAGATCTTCGCCGCCCCCATGGGGATCGTCCTGGCGACCCTGGCCGTGCGCACGGGGTCGCCTTTGTGGGCGCTCGCCCTGACCGGGGTGTCGGCGATCGCGCTCCCGATCCCACGCCAAGAGCTCGCCTACTACCACAGGGCCCGAGAAATGCTGGGCGAAATCGTGGAGGCCGTGGTGCGGGCCATGGAAGGCATCGATCCGCGCACGCGCGCCCACGGAGACCGCGTCGGCACCTTGGCCGCGGATGTCGGACGGCGGTTGGGGATGCCGGAAGAGTTTCTTCGAGCCGTCCAACTCGCGGCGCGGCTGCACGATGTCGGCATCCTGGCCGGCCCCGCGGGGTCGCCGACACCCGAAGACCGGGCGCCGATCGGCGGTCGGATTCTCGCACGGTTCCCGGATCCGATGGTCGCTCAAATCGTCCGCGGCCACCACGAACGGTGGGACGGCCAGGGGGTGCCCGACCACACACGCGGGAATGCGATCCCTTTGGGCGCCCGCATCGTCGCGGCGGCGGAGATCTACGACTGCGCCGTGGAGGGGCTTCCCCCTTACGAGAACCCGCTGTCGCCGCAGGAGGCGGCGAGCCATCTGCTGTCATTGGCGGGCACGGTCCTCGACCCAAAGATCGTCATCACCCTGCTCCGCGCCGCGGCGGAGCAGAGAACAGAACTCGATGCGGCCGGATGA
- a CDS encoding MFS transporter, with product MTSPPPHGRPSLRIVFVTILLAVEVLAALLIAIKNWTSAGGTAVLITALTIIVLDFFPIHLDPAGELRLTSVITIPTLVLFGWPTALLGAAIGSIASIFHQPRGDTLIRCTERLACLVAAAAVVAAFGISRPGDDVGAVVYAALGYTLIRTLVISTRMHTQEAIAWSRAFRFLMNATFFHLGVFTAVAVITVWLVNSDPSAASRLLGPMLAAGVTLQLYLPRILRGQEQRRVLAAVSVLAAAVDAKDPYTAGHSADVAELSRRVARILNLDEPEVHRAYLAGLLHDVGKMVVPSGVLLKPGKLTPEEWEVMRSHVEAGVHIVETIGGLAGVAPIVAASHEQLDGRGYPAGLQGDAVPLGSRINLVVDAYNALTTNRPYRAARSPEAAIQELQKHAGTQFDPRVIAALCTALGSPQPTGAPGPTTSRGTGWLRPLTLLRRPAYGLLWVGQLVSFLGDEIFTIALTAWVLALTHSATLVALTFIMATIGQGLLGFFAGALADRMDRRGLMIVADLSRAAFVAVLPLIILHSLPAGFGLLILINVGTVFFRAAVYALMPSVVPTDDLPTGNALFVSTERIAEIVGGPLGGVLVVALGYQTAFYIDAGTFLFSGVCVGLMPVAWRIGLGGGQPKRIFTEIGDGLRYIWQTPLHRLLALLIFPGYLTLAFAALRAPMIIQTAGLPVLAYGIITGAVGVGKLVTVIALTFSGKRWANVPFTVIMFLLTSLAIAWFGSGLGYETLLAAAFLFGVGNIATKIANETISMGNTPSAILGRLMASRQVFIAATTLVGTLAFGRLADLAGPPDAIVLLGAVSGVGTFAVWILGGQRAAHDRPERHVPDSAAE from the coding sequence ATGACATCCCCTCCCCCGCACGGAAGGCCGTCGCTGCGGATCGTGTTCGTCACGATCCTCCTCGCCGTAGAGGTTCTCGCAGCCCTCCTCATCGCGATCAAGAACTGGACGAGCGCAGGCGGCACGGCCGTCCTCATCACGGCGCTCACCATTATCGTGCTCGACTTCTTTCCCATCCACCTGGATCCCGCCGGCGAGCTCCGGCTGACAAGCGTCATCACCATCCCCACACTGGTGCTGTTCGGTTGGCCGACGGCCCTGCTCGGAGCGGCGATCGGCTCGATCGCCAGTATCTTCCACCAACCGCGGGGAGACACGCTAATCCGGTGCACCGAGCGGCTGGCGTGCCTCGTCGCCGCTGCGGCCGTCGTCGCGGCGTTTGGGATATCACGGCCGGGCGACGACGTCGGTGCGGTGGTCTACGCCGCCTTGGGGTACACGTTGATCCGCACCCTCGTCATTTCCACGCGCATGCACACGCAGGAGGCGATCGCCTGGTCGAGGGCGTTCCGGTTCCTGATGAACGCGACCTTCTTTCATTTGGGGGTGTTCACCGCCGTCGCGGTCATCACGGTGTGGCTCGTCAACAGCGACCCGTCGGCGGCCAGCCGCCTGCTCGGCCCGATGCTCGCCGCGGGTGTGACGCTGCAACTCTACCTCCCGCGCATCCTCCGCGGCCAGGAGCAGCGCCGGGTGCTCGCCGCCGTCTCGGTCCTGGCCGCCGCCGTCGACGCGAAAGATCCCTACACCGCCGGCCACTCGGCGGACGTCGCCGAGTTGAGCCGCCGCGTCGCCCGCATCTTGAATCTCGACGAACCGGAAGTCCATCGCGCGTACCTCGCCGGACTGCTGCACGACGTCGGCAAGATGGTCGTCCCCTCCGGCGTCTTGCTGAAACCGGGCAAGCTCACCCCTGAGGAATGGGAAGTCATGCGCTCGCACGTCGAGGCCGGTGTGCACATCGTCGAAACGATCGGAGGGCTGGCGGGGGTCGCCCCTATCGTGGCGGCCAGCCACGAGCAGCTTGACGGTCGCGGGTATCCCGCGGGGCTGCAGGGCGACGCGGTCCCTCTCGGCTCACGCATCAACCTGGTGGTCGACGCCTATAACGCGCTGACCACAAATCGACCCTATCGAGCCGCCCGCTCTCCGGAAGCGGCGATTCAGGAACTCCAGAAGCACGCCGGGACGCAGTTCGATCCTCGGGTGATCGCCGCCCTCTGCACCGCCCTGGGGTCCCCGCAGCCCACGGGAGCACCCGGCCCGACAACAAGTCGCGGCACGGGCTGGCTCCGGCCCCTGACGCTCCTCCGCCGTCCCGCCTACGGCCTGCTCTGGGTCGGGCAGTTGGTGAGTTTTCTCGGAGATGAGATCTTCACCATTGCGCTCACGGCCTGGGTGCTGGCGCTGACCCACTCTGCGACCCTCGTGGCGCTGACGTTCATCATGGCCACGATCGGCCAGGGGCTGCTCGGATTCTTCGCCGGGGCGCTGGCGGACCGGATGGACCGCCGCGGGTTGATGATCGTCGCGGACCTGTCCCGGGCCGCGTTCGTCGCGGTCCTCCCCCTGATCATCCTCCACTCGCTTCCCGCCGGATTCGGCCTCCTGATCCTGATCAACGTCGGGACGGTGTTCTTCAGGGCGGCGGTCTACGCGCTGATGCCGTCGGTCGTGCCCACCGACGACCTGCCGACGGGGAACGCGTTGTTCGTCTCGACCGAACGGATCGCGGAGATCGTCGGCGGGCCGTTGGGGGGGGTCCTCGTTGTCGCCCTGGGCTACCAAACGGCGTTCTATATCGACGCCGGGACGTTTCTGTTCAGCGGAGTGTGCGTGGGCCTGATGCCGGTCGCGTGGCGCATCGGGCTGGGCGGCGGGCAGCCAAAGAGGATCTTCACCGAGATCGGCGACGGCCTCCGCTACATCTGGCAGACCCCGCTGCACCGCCTCTTGGCGTTGCTGATCTTCCCCGGGTACCTGACCCTGGCCTTCGCGGCGCTCCGCGCGCCGATGATCATCCAAACGGCGGGGCTGCCGGTCCTCGCCTACGGCATCATCACCGGCGCGGTCGGCGTGGGGAAACTCGTCACCGTCATCGCCCTCACCTTCTCGGGAAAACGGTGGGCCAACGTGCCGTTCACCGTCATCATGTTCTTGCTCACGTCACTGGCGATCGCCTGGTTCGGCTCGGGCTTGGGGTACGAGACCCTGCTTGCGGCGGCGTTCCTGTTCGGCGTCGGCAACATCGCGACCAAGATCGCCAACGAGACGATCTCGATGGGCAATACGCCCTCCGCCATCCTCGGGCGGTTGATGGCCAGCCGCCAGGTCTTCATTGCCGCGACGACGCTGGTCGGGACGTTGGCCTTCGGCCGGCTGGCCGATCTCGCCGGCCCGCCGGACGCCATCGTCCTGCTGGGGGCCGTCTCAGGGGTCGGGACCTTCGCGGTATGGATCCTGGGGGGCCAGCGGGCGGCCCACGACCGTCCGGAGCGGCACGTTCCCGATAGCGCGGCCGAATAG
- a CDS encoding fumarylacetoacetate hydrolase family protein yields the protein MRIVRYWIPGQGARLGVCEGETIRELVPPDAPALESFDALVDLARRTPSGGSLRDFVGNLRGPAPSYSYRDLDRSPDPDAPHLLLPVTPPEVWAAGVTYERSREARLAETTTVGIYDKIYDAVRPEVFFKATASRCVGPNAPVGIRADSRWTVPEPELAVVLGGGGEVLGYTLGNDMSARDIEGENPLYLPQTKIYRACCSIGPTIFLADASAAGRLTLWCRIERRGRTAFRGEISTARIRRPIAELVTYLRRANDIPPMTVLLTGTGIVPPDEFACEEGDVIEIGAEEIGVLRNTAVRVS from the coding sequence ATGCGGATCGTCCGGTACTGGATCCCCGGGCAGGGGGCCAGGCTCGGCGTGTGCGAAGGCGAGACGATCAGAGAGCTGGTCCCTCCAGATGCGCCCGCGTTGGAGTCCTTCGATGCACTGGTCGACCTGGCCCGCCGCACCCCGTCCGGCGGGAGCCTCCGCGATTTCGTGGGGAATCTGCGGGGGCCGGCACCGTCGTACTCCTACCGCGACCTCGATCGCTCTCCCGATCCCGACGCTCCGCATCTGCTCCTTCCGGTAACCCCACCCGAGGTCTGGGCGGCGGGGGTAACCTACGAGCGCAGCCGGGAGGCGCGCCTCGCGGAAACCACGACCGTGGGGATCTACGACAAAATCTACGACGCCGTACGGCCCGAGGTCTTCTTCAAAGCTACGGCGTCCCGCTGCGTCGGGCCGAACGCCCCGGTCGGGATCCGCGCCGACTCGCGCTGGACCGTCCCGGAGCCGGAACTCGCAGTCGTGCTCGGCGGCGGCGGGGAGGTACTGGGGTACACACTCGGCAACGACATGAGCGCCCGGGACATCGAGGGGGAGAACCCGTTGTACCTTCCCCAGACGAAGATCTACCGCGCCTGCTGCAGCATCGGCCCGACGATTTTTCTCGCCGACGCGTCGGCGGCCGGGCGGCTGACCCTGTGGTGCCGCATCGAGCGGCGGGGCCGGACCGCGTTTCGGGGTGAGATCAGCACCGCCCGGATCCGGCGGCCCATCGCGGAACTTGTCACCTATCTGCGTCGCGCCAATGACATTCCCCCCATGACCGTGCTCCTCACGGGGACGGGGATCGTCCCCCCTGATGAGTTCGCGTGCGAGGAGGGGGATGTGATTGAGATCGGAGCCGAAGAGATCGGTGTCCTGAGGAACACCGCGGTCCGGGTGTCGTAG
- a CDS encoding thiamine pyrophosphate-dependent enzyme — MAEATKSIWEQNATPRHRIQWCPGCGDYAVLNSIKAALTALELTPSELFLVGGIGCSGQIRNYLNGNSFYGTHGGALAYALGAKMANPELTVLALAGDGDTLAIGVENFVHTCRRDPDITLVIMDNGVYGLTKGQDSPSAGLGQPYLTSVEEHPPFIDPVKLALTCGVSFVAQSFSGDPKHATEMFVEAVRHKGFAVVNDFSPCVTYNKFNTYDWFRAHCESVPASHDASREDAAWDLLRDFERRGKLPLGVIYRHPRQRVPAKRLPMWAKELEGIDLTPMLEGLR, encoded by the coding sequence ATGGCTGAGGCGACGAAGTCGATCTGGGAGCAGAACGCCACCCCACGGCATCGGATCCAATGGTGCCCCGGATGCGGCGACTATGCGGTGCTCAACTCCATCAAAGCCGCGCTGACCGCGCTCGAACTCACCCCGTCGGAACTCTTCCTCGTCGGCGGCATCGGCTGCTCGGGCCAGATCCGAAACTACCTGAACGGGAACTCGTTCTACGGCACGCACGGCGGCGCGCTCGCCTATGCGCTCGGCGCCAAGATGGCAAATCCCGAACTGACCGTGCTCGCGCTGGCCGGTGATGGCGACACGCTGGCGATCGGGGTGGAGAATTTCGTCCACACCTGCCGCCGGGATCCAGACATCACCCTCGTCATCATGGACAATGGAGTCTACGGCTTGACCAAAGGGCAGGACTCTCCTTCCGCCGGGCTCGGCCAGCCGTACCTGACGTCGGTAGAGGAGCACCCCCCGTTCATCGATCCGGTCAAGCTGGCACTGACGTGCGGCGTGTCGTTTGTCGCCCAGTCGTTTTCCGGGGACCCCAAACATGCCACCGAGATGTTTGTCGAGGCGGTACGCCACAAGGGATTCGCCGTGGTGAACGATTTCTCTCCGTGCGTCACGTATAACAAGTTCAACACCTACGACTGGTTCCGCGCGCACTGCGAGTCGGTGCCGGCGAGCCATGATGCGAGCCGCGAGGATGCCGCTTGGGATCTTCTGCGCGACTTCGAGCGCCGAGGAAAATTGCCCCTAGGGGTGATCTACCGTCACCCCCGGCAGCGGGTGCCGGCGAAGCGCCTGCCGATGTGGGCGAAAGAGCTGGAGGGAATCGATCTCACCCCCATGCTTGAGGGGTTGCGCTAG
- a CDS encoding 2-oxoacid:acceptor oxidoreductase subunit alpha encodes MKLLIGGMQLRDGVSTITDLLGRILSRTGLHVMALERGFASTIYGAHQYDPLMISDGPSLSWGDEAIDILVGLEYDVDIDVPEQPNRDTLLRHGRHLVDGGVLLYDSSTGAVPADRLEARGVHVFPIPARQIALRDLKKEVVKNVVMTGALFRLLEFDQDERWLRRLLEERFGRKGPDLVNLNMEAARRGRAAVEAILSERRWPNVGYRLEPLQHPSPAVYIAGNEALVIGAIEAGVRFYAGYPITPASSILEFMERYLPQYGGRALQGANERESIRAALGASAVGAVSMIGTSGPGLSLKVEEFGVSGVTETPLVIVDAMRAGPSTGMPTKAEQGDLYLVTTGGHGEIPRIVLAPSTIEECYTLIHEAVRLAEVYQCPVYFMTDLNLSEGRVTVPESVFHSGRTAIKRQVAAEAQVREERYFRYRITESGVSPRLIPGTRGGVSKINSTEHDEFGFVTTEPAKRVAMMDKRMRKMVSYLQHDARPPQVYGSAAGGLAIVGWGSTKPALLEAQQRLEAEGTPAVVVHFTHLWPFPTHLAKPILEAAERVIVCEHNYTGQLAELIQAHCVIPVRRVLKYNGRPFYPSEVVRAVHEVAHNGAKAVRLGGKEPIMVEAGTDG; translated from the coding sequence ATGAAGCTGCTCATTGGTGGTATGCAGCTGCGGGACGGCGTATCGACGATCACCGATCTCCTTGGCCGGATCCTCAGCCGGACCGGGCTACACGTGATGGCGTTGGAACGGGGGTTCGCCTCGACGATTTACGGGGCGCACCAGTATGACCCTCTGATGATCTCCGATGGCCCGTCCCTCTCTTGGGGAGACGAGGCCATCGACATTCTCGTCGGGCTGGAGTATGACGTCGACATCGACGTCCCCGAGCAGCCCAACCGGGACACGCTGCTGCGGCACGGCCGACACCTGGTTGACGGGGGGGTGCTCCTCTACGACAGCTCCACCGGGGCCGTGCCGGCGGATCGGTTGGAGGCCCGGGGGGTTCACGTTTTCCCGATCCCCGCTCGCCAAATCGCGTTGCGTGACCTGAAGAAAGAGGTTGTGAAGAACGTCGTGATGACCGGGGCGCTCTTCCGCCTCCTGGAGTTCGATCAAGATGAGCGGTGGTTGCGCCGTCTTCTGGAAGAGCGGTTCGGCCGGAAGGGCCCCGATCTGGTCAATCTCAACATGGAGGCGGCCCGCCGCGGGCGCGCGGCGGTTGAAGCCATTCTGTCGGAGCGCCGGTGGCCGAACGTTGGCTACCGCCTGGAGCCGCTTCAACACCCCAGCCCGGCGGTCTACATCGCCGGAAACGAAGCCTTGGTCATCGGCGCGATCGAGGCCGGCGTCCGGTTCTACGCGGGGTATCCGATCACTCCCGCGTCGTCGATCCTCGAATTCATGGAACGGTACCTTCCTCAGTACGGGGGGCGCGCGCTCCAGGGCGCCAACGAGCGCGAGTCGATTCGCGCGGCGCTCGGCGCGAGCGCCGTGGGAGCGGTGAGCATGATCGGGACGAGCGGCCCCGGCCTGTCGCTGAAGGTAGAGGAGTTCGGGGTCTCGGGCGTGACCGAGACCCCCTTGGTGATCGTCGATGCGATGCGGGCCGGCCCCTCCACCGGGATGCCCACCAAGGCCGAGCAGGGCGATCTCTACCTGGTGACGACCGGCGGCCACGGCGAGATCCCGCGGATTGTGCTGGCGCCGTCGACGATCGAGGAGTGCTACACGCTGATCCATGAGGCGGTGCGGCTCGCTGAGGTCTACCAGTGCCCCGTGTACTTCATGACGGACCTCAACCTGAGCGAGGGGCGCGTGACGGTGCCGGAGTCGGTCTTCCACTCGGGGCGGACGGCCATCAAACGACAGGTCGCCGCGGAGGCGCAGGTGCGAGAGGAGCGATACTTCCGCTATCGGATCACCGAGTCGGGGGTCTCTCCTCGGTTGATCCCCGGCACGCGGGGCGGCGTGAGCAAGATCAACAGCACCGAGCACGACGAGTTTGGATTCGTCACCACCGAACCCGCAAAACGCGTGGCGATGATGGACAAGCGGATGCGGAAGATGGTCAGCTACCTTCAACACGACGCGCGTCCGCCACAAGTCTACGGCTCGGCCGCCGGGGGCCTCGCCATCGTGGGGTGGGGGTCGACCAAGCCCGCGCTGCTGGAGGCGCAGCAGCGCCTCGAGGCCGAGGGGACGCCGGCCGTGGTCGTGCACTTCACCCACCTCTGGCCGTTCCCCACCCACCTCGCGAAGCCCATCCTGGAAGCCGCAGAGCGCGTGATCGTTTGCGAGCACAACTACACCGGCCAGTTGGCCGAGTTGATCCAGGCCCACTGCGTCATCCCCGTCCGGCGGGTGCTCAAGTACAACGGCCGCCCGTTCTACCCGTCCGAGGTGGTCAGGGCGGTTCACGAGGTGGCGCACAACGGGGCCAAGGCGGTGCGGTTGGGAGGCAAAGAGCCCATTATGGTCGAGGCGGGTACCGATGGCTGA
- a CDS encoding acetate uptake transporter, whose protein sequence is MAVEGKPALAVADPAPLGLGGFALTTFVLSAHNAGWAPDIIWIGLALFYGGAAQFLAGMWEFKNKNTFGATAFSTYGAFWFSLATFVLLQIFGKGVSQADLLPALGWFVLAFAIFNTYMMFWSTRTNTAVFLVFLTLEITEILLFIGFFSGSAMFIHWGGYIGVITALVAWYTSAAGVINSMSPKPVLPVGGPMW, encoded by the coding sequence ATGGCGGTAGAAGGGAAACCGGCTCTTGCCGTAGCTGATCCTGCTCCGCTCGGGCTCGGTGGTTTCGCCCTTACCACGTTCGTTCTCAGCGCTCACAACGCTGGCTGGGCCCCCGATATCATCTGGATCGGTCTCGCTCTCTTCTATGGGGGGGCCGCTCAGTTCTTGGCGGGGATGTGGGAGTTCAAGAACAAGAACACTTTCGGCGCCACCGCGTTTTCGACGTACGGCGCGTTTTGGTTCAGCCTCGCCACGTTCGTCCTGCTCCAGATCTTCGGCAAGGGCGTCTCGCAAGCCGATTTGCTGCCGGCGCTGGGATGGTTCGTGCTCGCCTTCGCCATCTTCAATACCTACATGATGTTCTGGAGTACCCGGACCAACACCGCAGTGTTCCTCGTGTTTCTGACCCTGGAGATCACCGAGATCCTGCTCTTCATCGGATTCTTTTCAGGGTCGGCGATGTTCATCCACTGGGGCGGATATATCGGCGTCATCACCGCCCTCGTTGCGTGGTATACGTCGGCGGCGGGGGTCATCAATAGCATGTCACCAAAGCCGGTGCTACCGGTCGGCGGTCCGATGTGGTGA